The Paludisphaera rhizosphaerae genome segment CGGGCCCAAGGAGATCGGCGTCCAGCCCGAGTTCCTCGCCTGGCTCACCGACCCGGAGAAAAACGGGGCGGGGGCCCTGTTCGACTTCGGCTGCTATGGCGCCAACCTGATGACCTGGCTGATGGACGACGCGCGTCCAACGTCCGTCTCGGCCGTCACCCAGCGGTTCAAGCCCGACGTCTACCCGCGAGTGGACGACGAGGCGACCGTGATCCTGGAATACCCCGCCGCCGTGGCCGTCTTGCAGGCCTCGTGGAACTGGCCGTTCGACCGCAAGGACATGGAGGTCTACGGGCGGACCGGGCAGGTCCTCACGGTCGGCCGCGAGGAAGTCCGCGTCCGTCTCGCCGGCAAGCCCGAGGAGACCCGCAAGGCTCCCGCGCTGGCCGCGCCGGAGGACGACTTCCTCCGCTACTTCGCCGCCGTGGTCCGGGGCGAGATCAAACCCACGGGCCTTTCCGCCCTGCGCAACAACCTCATCGTCGTCGAGATCCTCGACGCCGCCCGTCGCTCCGCCGCCGAGGGACGAACCATCCGGCTGTCGTGAGCGAGCCTCGTCGATCCGAGTTCAGGGAGCACCCGAGAATGCAACGTCGACCCCGTTCCGGCTACGGCCGGACTTCATGGCTTGCGGCCCTCGCGATCGGCGCGGGGATTTCCATCGCCTCGGCTACGGCCGCCGACGGCCCGGCGACGATCGCCGTGCACGTCGACAAGCCCGGCACGGCCATCCCGCCCGACTTCATGGGGTTCATGACCGAGGAGATCAACCACGCCTACGACGGCGGGCTGTACGCGGAGCTGATCCAGAACCGGACGTTTCAGGATCCCGGCAACGCCCCCGGCGGGCTCCCCGTCCACTGGTCGGTCGTGGGCCAGGGGAAGGCGTCGACGGATGCGATCGAGCCCGTGAACTCGGCGCTGCCGGTCAGCCTTCGCCTGGATCTGTCTGGCGGCGAGGCCGGCGTCGCCAACGACGGTTACTGGGGCGTCCCGGTGCGGCCCGACACGCCCTACAGCGCGACGTTCTACGCCCGGGGCTCCGGCGGTTTCGCCGGCCCAGTGACGGTCTCACTCCTGACCGATGACGGGAAAACGGTCGCCTCGGCCCAATCGCAGCCCGTGACCGGTGATTGGCGGAAGCACACCATCGCACTCAAGACCGGCCCCGACGCCCCGACGACGGCGAAGGCCCGGTTCGTGCTCTCGGCGAAGGGGAGCGGCCGCGTCTCGTTCAGCTATGTCTCGCTCTTCCCGCCCACGTATCAGAACGCCCCCAACGGGCTGCGTCCCGACCTGATGAAGCTGATGGCCGAGATGCGGCCCAAGTTCATCCGGCTCCCCGGCGGCAACTACCTGGAAGGGGGACGCTTCGCCGATCGCTTCCGCTGGAAGGAGATGGTCGGCCCGCCCGATCAGCGTCCCGGCCACATGGGATGCTGGGGCTATCGCTCGTCCGACGGCTTCGGCCTGCCCGAGTTCCTCCTCTGGTGCAAGCAGCTCGGCGCGGAGCCGGTCCTTGGCGTGTTCGCGGGCTACGTCCTCAACGGCGATTACGTGAAGGCCGGGACCCCAGAAATGGACGTCTTCACGCAGGAGGCCCTGGAGGAGATCGAGTACGTCATGGGCCCGGCCGACAGCCAGTGGGGAGCCCGACGCTCGGCCGACGGATTCCCCGAGCCGTTCGCGCTGAAGTACGTCGAGATCGGCAATGAGGACTGGTTCGACAAGTCGGGGAGCTACGACGGCCGGTTCACCCAGATCGCCAGGGCGATCCGCGCCCGCTATCCCCAGTTGAAGCTCATCGCCTCCGCGCCGGTGACCAGCTTCAAGCCCGACCTCTACGACGACCACTTCTACCGAAGCGCCCGCCAGTTGATGGGCATGGCCACGATGTACGACCCAACGACGGCCGACTCGCCGAAGCTCTCGTTCGCCGGAGGCGGCTTCAACGGCCGCCAGCGCGACACCGCGATCAAGACGTTCGTCGGCGAGTGGGCCACGCAGGAAGGCCGGCCGACGCCGACGCTCAACGCCGGCCTGGCCGATGCCGCCTTCATCATGGGGATGGAGAAGAACTCCGACGCCGTGGTGATGGAGTGTTACGCGCCCCTGCTGGTGAACGTGAACCCCGCCGATCCGGGCAAGGGGTATCCGAAGGGCTGGCAGTGGAACACGAACCTGATCGGCTACGACGCTCTGCATAGCTTTGGCTCGCCCAGCTACCACGCGCAGGTGATGCTCGCTCAGAACAAGGGGGACGTCGTCCTGCCGACCGAGTTCACCGCCCCGACCTCATCGCCGAGCGCCGAGGCGTCTCGCGGCGGGATCGGGCTGGGCTCATGGCACACGGACGTCGAGTACACCGACCTGAGCGTCACGGCCCCGGACGGTCGAGTGCTGATGGCCCCGGACCAGACCGGCGAGTGGCGGTCCAGCGGCGGTCCCTGGAACTCGCGAGGACGCGTCGTCGCCCCCGCCCGGAAGGACGCGGAGACCTGGGCGTTCACCGGAGATCCCGGCTGGACCGATTACACGATCCGCGTGAAGGCCCGCAAGAACGCCGGTCGCGAGGGGTTCATCGTGATCTGGCACGCGGTCGGCGAGGACGAATACCGCTGGTGGAACATCGGCGGCTGGGGGAACACAGAGGCCCGCTGCGAGGCCGCGAACAGCCTTGGCGGTCGCGATCCGTACGGTCCCAGCGCCCCCTTCCGCGTCGAAGCCGGACGCTGGTACGACCTACGCCTGGAAGTCGCCGGGCGTCGCGTCCGAGGCTACATCGACGACAAGCTGGTGACCGACGTCACGTCTGAACCAAGCGCGGCCTCGATCGCCGCCTTCACGACGGCGACTTACGACAAGGCCGATCGCACGGTGATCGTGAAGTTCGTCAACGCCGGCGCGTCGCCGCTGGACGCCCGCGTCGAGCTTCGCGGAGTCTCTCGCGTTGAGCCGGAGGGGACCGCGCTGGTGATCTCGGGCGAGCCCGGGGCGGTCAACTCGGTCGACGAGCCGCTGAAGGTCGCCCCCCGGCGCGAGGCCGTTAGTGGGGCGTCGACCTCCTTCGTCCGGACGTTCCCGGCGCACTCGTTGACGGTCCTGCGGCTGAAGGCGACGGCTCCGTGACGAGATTGTCTCAACGGCCTTCCCCCCTCGCGGGGGAAGGTGGCCCGCGGGGCAATACTGCTCGGCTCGACTTGCATATAAGCCATCGGAGGCGATTGCCTCCCTTCTCCCCTGGTGGGAGAAGGTGCCCCGTAGGGGCGGATGAGGGGGGTCATAACCGTCGGCGGACGTTGGGATCCCCCTCATCCGGCCTTCGGCCACCTTCTCCCACCAGGGGAGAAGGGAGGTTTCCATCGCTTCTTCTGAAGCTCAATTCCCGTGCCGAACAGTATTGGCCCGAAGGGCCGGATGAGGGGGGATCGGCATCGCTTTGAAGTCGCGACTTTGGATGCGGATCCGGCGGCGGTCGTCCCCCTCATCTGATCGCTTCGCGATCTGTCTTCCCCCGCGAGGGGGGAAGACTGTCTCTCTTCGTTCCGAACAACGTTGGGATCACGTCCCCGGTTTCGGCGGCGTTGCCTCGAAGACGCCGACGGGCCGGGGCGTTTGCTCGTCGCCCACGTTCCAGCGGGAGAAGCTGACGGCCCAGCCGGCGGCTTCCAGGGATTCGAGGAACGCGAAGCCGGGGGGGCGGAATGGGTCGGCCAGGAGGACCCGGCCGCGCGGGGTGAGGTTGGTCTCGAGGATCTTGCGGATGTGAGGGTGGATCGAGTCGCCGTAGAGGACGTCGGCGGCGAGGATCCAGTCGTAGCGGGCGGTCTCGGTCCATTCAGTCCAGTCGGCCTCGCGGTGTTCGATGTCGGTCTGGCGGTTGCGATCGGCGTTGATCCGGCAGACGTGCAGGGCCAACGCCTCGCGATCCGTCTGGACGACCCGCGCGCCGAGGGTCGAGGCGACGATCCCTGGCAGGCCCACGCCGGCTCCCAACTCCAGGACGCTCCGGCCGCGGAACTCGCCCGGCCGGGCGGCGACCTCGTGCGCCAGGGCGATCGCCGAGGGCCAGAGCGACACC includes the following:
- a CDS encoding alpha-L-arabinofuranosidase C-terminal domain-containing protein, translating into MQRRPRSGYGRTSWLAALAIGAGISIASATAADGPATIAVHVDKPGTAIPPDFMGFMTEEINHAYDGGLYAELIQNRTFQDPGNAPGGLPVHWSVVGQGKASTDAIEPVNSALPVSLRLDLSGGEAGVANDGYWGVPVRPDTPYSATFYARGSGGFAGPVTVSLLTDDGKTVASAQSQPVTGDWRKHTIALKTGPDAPTTAKARFVLSAKGSGRVSFSYVSLFPPTYQNAPNGLRPDLMKLMAEMRPKFIRLPGGNYLEGGRFADRFRWKEMVGPPDQRPGHMGCWGYRSSDGFGLPEFLLWCKQLGAEPVLGVFAGYVLNGDYVKAGTPEMDVFTQEALEEIEYVMGPADSQWGARRSADGFPEPFALKYVEIGNEDWFDKSGSYDGRFTQIARAIRARYPQLKLIASAPVTSFKPDLYDDHFYRSARQLMGMATMYDPTTADSPKLSFAGGGFNGRQRDTAIKTFVGEWATQEGRPTPTLNAGLADAAFIMGMEKNSDAVVMECYAPLLVNVNPADPGKGYPKGWQWNTNLIGYDALHSFGSPSYHAQVMLAQNKGDVVLPTEFTAPTSSPSAEASRGGIGLGSWHTDVEYTDLSVTAPDGRVLMAPDQTGEWRSSGGPWNSRGRVVAPARKDAETWAFTGDPGWTDYTIRVKARKNAGREGFIVIWHAVGEDEYRWWNIGGWGNTEARCEAANSLGGRDPYGPSAPFRVEAGRWYDLRLEVAGRRVRGYIDDKLVTDVTSEPSAASIAAFTTATYDKADRTVIVKFVNAGASPLDARVELRGVSRVEPEGTALVISGEPGAVNSVDEPLKVAPRREAVSGASTSFVRTFPAHSLTVLRLKATAP
- a CDS encoding class I SAM-dependent methyltransferase, which codes for MAETDAPTVLDTTAGKFPLLEYRLRREGREWPVLHVGAVLTEEDETRAIVRKTNRLPYGVSLWPSAIALAHEVAARPGEFRGRSVLELGAGVGLPGIVASTLGARVVQTDREALALHVCRINADRNRQTDIEHREADWTEWTETARYDWILAADVLYGDSIHPHIRKILETNLTPRGRVLLADPFRPPGFAFLESLEAAGWAVSFSRWNVGDEQTPRPVGVFEATPPKPGT
- a CDS encoding Gfo/Idh/MocA family protein, with the translated sequence MKRRAFLGATAIGALGAAAPSASPPLRLGMAGLVHGHASGFLSRYRDSNEVELVGVSEPDREVAARYVQRLKLDPDKVHPSLEAMLDRAKPEGVVVFTNTFDHPAAVEACARRKIPVMMEKPLAVSVDHARAIERSAAEHGVPVLVNYETTWHSSNHAAYALAKTAGALGEIRKVVVHDGHRGPKEIGVQPEFLAWLTDPEKNGAGALFDFGCYGANLMTWLMDDARPTSVSAVTQRFKPDVYPRVDDEATVILEYPAAVAVLQASWNWPFDRKDMEVYGRTGQVLTVGREEVRVRLAGKPEETRKAPALAAPEDDFLRYFAAVVRGEIKPTGLSALRNNLIVVEILDAARRSAAEGRTIRLS